In Pseudoalteromonas nigrifaciens, the sequence TACTGCGCCGCCTTGGCCCATTTTACTTTTAAGTGCTTTAGCTAATTTTTTTAAATCATGCTCTTTAGGATCGACTCCAACTACCAGCATAACGCCTTTGCCTTTGCGTCCTTTTGTTTGGCGCTCAATACGCACAAACCCGTCTTTAAATAGTTTACCTGCAACTTCTTTCTCTGGTTTTGGTTGCTCTATTCGCCCCGTTTGTGTTGAATATACTAAGTGACTATCGCTCATCATTACCCTATACAAAAATTGAATCAAACAATGGCGTAAATAATAGCAAATTTGTGTATTGATGTTTTTATTTTTGCTAATTAGTTTTAAACAGTTATATTTGATTCAAAGAATATTAATAGGACATAATATGAGTTTAACTAAAAGTATATCGGCCGATGCAGCTACGTTAACAATACATATAAAGGGTAAGTTTGACTTTAATTTAGTGCAATCTTTTCGCCAAGCGTATGCGCAAATAGATAAAAGCATTACTAAAGTAATTATCGACCTAAGGGAAACCGATTACATGGACAGCTCAGCATTAGGTATGCTGCTAAATATGCAAAAAAGCATAGATACACAGGTCAATAAATTTGAGATCAGCAACTGCCAACCACAATTAAAAAAAATATTACAAATATCTCGGTTTGATAAGAAGTTTGATATTAGCTAGGGCCTGTTGACCTTTCAGGATTAAAATTTGTTCAATCTAGGGGCGATTAAATCGCGGCGCGAGGTTTGTAACCTAGTGGGCTAAGTAAAAACCGAACAACAAAGAGTTAATCGTCCCTAGAAAGAACCCAAAGGGCAGCGCATGTTTGGCATTTATGCTGCGTTATCGCCTATTTATGGGGAATAACCACACTACATAGGCTCTGCTTTGCCTAAATACCAAACATACTGCTGCAAATTTAACCTCGAAAGATAAACAGGCCCTATGATGCATATTTTAGTTGTTGATGATCAAGCCCTTAACCGAATATTACTGCAAAGGCTATTAACACAAGAAGGCTATACAGTTTCTTTGGCGTATAATGGTGTTGCCGCTCTAAAGATACTCGCGCAAACCCCAATTGATATTGTGCTACTTGATGTAGTAATGCCTATTATGGATGGCTTTGAAACGGCAAAAATAATAAAACAACGCTTTAACGATATTCATTTACCTATTATTTTTATTACGGCACTGGATGATCACGCCAGCTTTGAGCGTTGTTTAGCGGTTGGCGGTGATGACTTTATTCAAAAGCCGTTCGAAAAAGTAATTTTACACGCCAAAATTAAAGCCCACTGCAGAACCCGTGAATTAAGTAAAAAGGCTAACCAGCAAAAAATATTACTTGAGGAGCATCAAAATCAGCGTGAGCGAGAGTATGAAATTATTGAGCATATTTTTAATAACTCCCTCGAAAATCAAGATCAATTTAAAACCCACCTCGATTTTAATTTATCGCCTGCCACCATGTTTAACGGCGATATGTTTTTAGTCGCGCAAAGTCCTATAGGTAATTTATATTGCATGTTAGGTGATTTTACCGGTCATGGTTTAGCGGCGGCAATAGG encodes:
- a CDS encoding stress response translation initiation inhibitor YciH — translated: MSDSHLVYSTQTGRIEQPKPEKEVAGKLFKDGFVRIERQTKGRKGKGVMLVVGVDPKEHDLKKLAKALKSKMGQGGAVKDGLIEVQGDDRDKLKAILESLTFKVKIAGG
- a CDS encoding STAS domain-containing protein — protein: MSLTKSISADAATLTIHIKGKFDFNLVQSFRQAYAQIDKSITKVIIDLRETDYMDSSALGMLLNMQKSIDTQVNKFEISNCQPQLKKILQISRFDKKFDIS